The Watersipora subatra chromosome 7, tzWatSuba1.1, whole genome shotgun sequence genomic interval tagttgaaaatgatGAATTTATCTCTTTTCCAGGACAAAAGAAACATTTTACGGTAAGGTTTCAACAAAGTTGCTAATTAATGGTCACATAACAGAAAATAGCGGCATCTCAGAAGGAGATGGCCAAGGGTGTTCCCTATCACCACAACTGTACACAATTTACCTAGAGCCAGTCCTTAGGTACATAGACAATGATCAATTTAAAGAAAGCGTGTCCATTGCAGTTATGCCAAGGTCTATAAAATACATTGCATACGCTGATGATGTGTCGGGTTTTTACTGACTGTCGTTCAATAAAGCATTTCGGTTTTACCACATCGTTGGCCAATATTAACATAGTTTTGTGACCAATCTAAGTAGCACAAGCTCTAGGCTGTTGCACATAGCTAGTCATTAGGTTTGATTTAGTCGCTGCTCATTTGTTGCAGGGCAAACACTCTTTGTCTTACAGGTTGCAATCATTGACCATTTAACAGATGTAGGTATAACTCAGCCAAGTGGTGCATTTGATGGCATGGATCTAATGTTTAAAAGATGAATGCACTGTTGCCTTGCTGTCATAGGAAAATAATAGCAATCACtatctttttaatatttgacGTAACAAACTTTTGCATGGTCATGGTTACTGAAGGCACATTAAACTGAGACGTAGCCTGCATACTATGGTTTCTGAAGACCAAATTACTGTAAAATACTGTTGTACAGATATTGCATAAAGTAGTGCCAAGAAATTTCAAAGCCTTGTAAAGAGCCCACCGCTCTTTTGTTACCAGATTATTGTTTGTTAtctattgttgtttttttacCAATTAGTATCATGATAGCATGAGTGGAGATGTTCCTGTGAACCAGAGGCTATTGGAATGTTTAAAGAATACTGTGGAGGTAGAAGCATGGCACTCCTTGGGCAATGCAGAAGGTTTGAAAAGCAAAGCAGTGAGGAGGtgaatgttattttattttcttctaGCCATTTTGATGAACATCATTTTTTCGGCATTAGTGAGATAGAATCTAAGTGTTTGGAGATATCTGTAACCCcgtaatatatttttttcaaagtttcatGTGAATTGCTGGCTAACTACTAGTGTTGAAGTAAGTGTACTTGAGAATAAAACTCAGTGAAATTCATATGAAAATCGCTATCTATCTCTATGTATACCGCAATACCCTTAACTATTACATGTGATAATGCACATTGTTTTCACATGCCGGTGAACTTTTCAGGGGTATCAAAAAGCTAGGAGGTTTTCAGATGTAGTTGTTTCCAAACTGGTCAAAGGTCATATCAAGCATGTCTGGTTTTCAGCTTGATGTTGATGCATGGTTACAAGAGAATGCTCGTCTTTTCAAAAACTCACCCAATCGAATCAAAAACTTATGTGTCAGTACCTCATACATAAGTCTTACAGCAAAAAAAGAATTTTCAAACTCAGAAATTTGTTTCCTGTTTTCTTCAAATCTGTATAAGTACTGATAACTATCCCAATGTTATACATACTACATGGCAGTACATGCGTAGCTGGCCAGGCTGATTAAACTGCCAGCTCTCATTAGAAAGGCTGGGGTTTCAAAGCTAGTGACTTCCAATTAACAGAAAACGGAATTTGTCTTGCAACATGGTTAAGTATTTCTCTAGTTATCAAGCTTCCTCAGGGATACTGAACCAAAATCACTAAATTCCATCAATATTTACAGATGCTGGTTGCAATCAGCAAATAGCAATCTTATTAAAAGGGCTTAGAAATAGCAGAGATTGTCCTCATTGGCGTGCTATTAGgtatattaatattgtttttcgCCATTTTGAAATGGTAAAGTTACAGATTAATTTCTCTTGATCACATCTgcaagtatttttattttttgtggttcACATACCACATGTAAATGGCTTGAAAATGAATACATTACTGGTGTCTCAAATCTCAGTAATGGCATCAGTACTGAAAGTGCAAAATTATGTTCATTAGTTATTAAATTTTGTCAAGTTTTGTGAATTTCTTAAGCCTCTTAAATGAACTCTCACAATCATTATTTAAAAAGTATCCTCTTTCCAAACATGAAAATCTCTTCTCATGTTGTTGTGAAAAGGTTGATAAAAGGATTATCGACCCGTAAACCTTTCATGACTAGTTTAGTTGTCAACTAGTTTTCATTATATTTGTTAAGATTATAAAGGAAGCAGGTTGTCTAGGATCTACTCCCACATCCTTGCACGTTAGTCCAACCACTACTCTGTCTCTTACTACTGTCATGCGGTGGTCCAAGGCTTATCATATCTTAGTGGGCCCTGGCATCTCTTATCTACTCAGGTTGTATGGAGAGCATGCCGGGGAGGATCTGGTGCTCATATATGATGATCAGCATGACAGGTTCCATGCACTGGATGCCATGTGCAGCCATGAAGGAGGTCCACTTGACCTCGGAGACATCGAGGAGGTAGATGGGCGTAGGTGCATCGTATGTCCATGGCACCACTACGAGTTCAGACTTGCCGACGGTTATTCAGACTCGAGTGGGCTGCAGGTAGGAGCACTCATAACCGTCTCATAAGCGGTATCTCTATCTCCACAGTTTCATATCTTAGGTGTGTAGCATAGGTGTCAGTTAGCCACAGATGCTCATTGTCTAGCATAGCTGTTCTGTATTATCCAGTCATGAGCGAAAATAGAAGACCACCCCATAATTGTTATAGCTTTTATACGCTCAAGCTATAATAGGTCTCAATAAGCCCAATATAGTAGTCAAGtcaaataacataaaattatatattattttaatcttaaaatgtACACTTTTCTGTAATGTGATTGTattgttttcaaattaaaatttattccTTTCAATTACATAATACTCTCTTGTGATAAGGTGAGTATTAATGAAACATTATCAACGGTTAATTGGTGATAAATCAATCTATCAAGTAATTGTGGTAAATTCTTTGAAGTTATCTTCAATCTTTTACATTTCCTACTTTCTTGATCTAGCATTATATAGTGTTTAATTTATAGCTCGTATGTTAGCCAATAGCTGGGCCGTTTGTATTCAGTGTGTTTTTCTATTGCAGTTGCTGCAGTAGTAAAGCCCTACCAGATGTAGTGTAGTTGTGCCCCTTATTCACATTTATTTCTGTCAGCCAATGGCTTGTGCTTTAGCATTTTATAATACTAACACAGATTGTTAAAACTGGTTTTGCTGGAGTCGTTATCAACCCTTTGGCAATGCAATCCGCATTTAAATCAAATGCTGTTTAATTTCATGTGTTTAGAGATCGAAACAATTAGTCATACAACTAACAGGGAGTACTGCTACTTACACTGATAGTTTATGATGCCTACATCACCAACATGCAAGCTCGTGAATATTTAGCGTTTAGCACACTAGTTTGAAGATATCATTGTGGGGTTATTCCTTCAAAGGGGCACTTATCAATATATTTCCAATTTTGCAATTTTCAATTAATGTATTTTTGCCAAGAGAAAATAAGTAGGAAGTGGAAGTAGAAAGGAGGAGTTTCTAGAAATGTGTCAATAATATCTCTGTAACTAAGGCAGATTGTTATTCTTTTCGACATTGAGCTGAGGTGATAGACAGCTCGTCTTTTATCTCCAACTCTATATACTGTAAatcctctaattgaacgtcacctctatttgaacgccacctctttTTGaccgtcacctctatttgaccgccctATAGAGGAAGGTTTGAAAAATCGAGTGccgtggcgttcaattagaggtctCATAGCAAGTAATTTTAAGTAATGAATAATACGGAATTCAAAACTTCACTTCTAATTCATATTTTTGTAAGCAGTGATATGTCGCTTTTTAGCATAGCACTGATCAAGAAGTTTTGTAATAGCGAAAAACTATAAAGGTTGTGAGGAACAGCAAATTTCCATATAGAAACCCTTTCCTGTTCGTGAACTACAGATACTATTCTATTTTATACGAAGCTGTATGAAACTGGAACAAGTTAAATTTACCTTTTGCTCTGCTGCCGGGCTGAGTTCCTCTCTGCTATTGACTCGGCTACTGCAGCAGCGGCTATATTTGTATCTGCTTCATGTCTAATTATGTCTTTTCTCCAAGCTAGATCACTGACCTCTAACATAATTACCTGGTCATTTCAATACATATTATTTGACAAGTCTTTGTACTGCGCTGCCGTGACAAGGCTGGTCATTTACCTTGCATAATTCTTCTAGCAAGATGTCTATCCCACAATGGTTGTTGATGGAGATCTCTTTGTTCGGACCGGTGAAATGGAGTTAACCCTGGAGCCTCGTTTGCCAGCTGTCAATAATGGAGGCTCTTTTGGTGAGACTGAGATGGGGCAGACAGCTAGTGCTGTTGAATCTACGGGGACGTTAAGTCATGCTGCCTTTAATATCCTCACTGCAGCCGATCCAGTGGAGAAGGTACGGATGTCTTCGGGTTGTCTGGTTTTTGTTTTCTATGTATGAGCCAGTTGACTTGTCATCCCACTGATGCTGATCATGTGACCATTTCTTAATCAGATTGTTAAAGGTGTGCTGGTCTGTTAGACGTTTACTGTTTATAAGAGGAGTAGCGGTTTGTATTTCATGACATAAATGTAAAGAGTTAATGATAACTTGCTGCCATATGTAGACAAGGGGTGGTAGGTTAGTCAGCCCCTGCTAATAGATATCAACTGCTAGTGTTAACATAAACAGGTGGCAGTCCTGCCATTCTGGTTTATACGAAAATGTAAGCTATGCCAAGGGCTGATGATGTCCTTTTATTTCAAGGAGTTTAGCATATGGTAGAACTACCCTTCTGGTGAAGACTTCCCTGAACCCATTGATGTCTCATGTCTGCCATTGTAAACCAGGCTATTACCTTCCTCTTGCTCCTTTTTCTCTTGCTCCTAGCTCCTATTATTGGCTCTGCATATTTGACTGACTTGTTAGTTTATGACACGGTGTGATATATTGCTAGAAattttctgcaacatttttaaattgtatCTCCTCGCTATCACGAATTAATAGATCACGGGCTAATTTCTTTTATAGCTATCTAAATCTGTTAGTATTTCCAGTGCATTAGTGTTTCGTGTAACATGCCAGTGCAGACACACAACAAACAGCCATGCGCAGACACAGTCATCCGTTATGCCTTGACTATAAGCTTATGTTGATAACTACTCACCTACTACCTTTCCCTCTCCAGAATTCTTTCTGCGTATCTTACAAGCTGACATCATAGTTCTAGTGTGCAGTTATTTCCTATTTTCAGATACGACTATCTCAACTTCTTGGAGCCGACTGGAAAGCAGGAATAGTCACAAAGATCGGAAGTTATCCCCCTCCGCAGCAACCAGTACGGGCAGCCGATCAGCTTAAGGTAGTAGCACCTGGAAAGGAAGCGAAGAGAGGCAAGGGAGGTACGCTGGTAGGTGTTGAGAAATGTGAATAACTAGTTGTTGGCTAAGGTGAATCTTTGTTTCTTGAAATCACGAGGGGGCAGACAATTCCTAGCAATTTTATTTCTGCTATAATATCTaataagtacagtcaaacatggataactcggccacggatagctcgaaaacatggttaattcgaacggtttctttggtccgttcccacgtaatgataaattgctatagataactcgaactcaacactgttaattcgaactgtttttttgcccaacggctaccgaaacggttgttatcgctttagaaaatcactttattcaaagccatagaggtaaacctcatcttttcgtaattcataagcgttgttattaccaccatcggcaaaataattttgtcaacgacttttctaaaggtttggtcaaatttgatttatactgctatacgattaatagcatgggcttgccgggtcacgcgcgcaaggattttcgccacgcacttacaaaacaaaaacagcatgttgttttgtatgtgcgtggcgaaaatccttgagtgcgtgacccggctagcccgtgacgaatagttttccgacgttgattccgtgttgaatcaacgtcggaatgttgaatgtttaaaacatcttaaaattgtttttattaaacgtatacgttgtcatagctaaaaaactattcatcgtttgacctaaacacagaatacgtgtgtacattcaataactatccattcaaaaagcgtgagtgatatacaatgtaccgttaaacctcgtaaaacttttaattgaactgcctcggagtgttgctcttaacgaatcccaggtaaagtaagggatttttctttggtaactttttcttgaagttgcataaacttcaagaaaactgcaaaattgatcgtgggtaaaacgctcaaaagaaaaagatgtcttttcttttgagcatttcaacaacgatcaagttttgccaatgtcaatctaaaaaaacgtcctggcaataacatcacctcaaacaacaaaccaatctcaagtgatagaaaaatctctatactttttgataaaaacgttttaaattttacattagaagcatttaattcgaaacaagccatttgtgcttttgatttatattatagtttgcatatgtacatgtatctactaataaataagtaaatacatggacttgtgacagtgctctgataacttgaatgctctgataattcgaacacttttgctcggtcccttgaagttcgagttatccatgtttgactgtattttgaaaCCTACCCTTCTATACCTAAGCAAGCCCTTTATCCTAGCCCGTATTAAGAACTTTCCATCAACTGTGAAAGACTTAGGATTGCACAATTCCTGTTGACCTGAATTTCATAATGAATTTCCATGCTTGTAGAACtcaatgaaaaaagcaaaaatcaAATGcagtaaataattatttttctcaAATTTTCAAACCAGTGATGTTTTACAGATAACTTAAGAAGCATAATGATTTATGTAAACCAAGCTTAATAGAGCCGGTTATGTTTATTATGAATAAAATAACAGATAGTTTTACTGTAAAGGTCTTTTTACTGAGAAGCTGTTTAGTGATGTCTAGTTTTCATCTTCATTACTAAGAATTTCAATCACTATATCATTGAAAACTTATGACCTGTTGGTAGGCATTTTTAGTTTCTCAGTCGGTTAGAAGTGCTACTGGTATTTTGgcaatatctcaagaactaaTGGTTCAATTGACTAGAAGTTTTGGAATTATGCTGAAACTTATACCATACGAAGACAATAAAATTTCGTACTCTTTCAGAAACCGGAAGCACGTAAAAACAAGGTGAAATCATGAATCCGAGTTTATTCGGGCGAAGGGTTTTATCTCAGGCACAGAGTTTAAGGTGTCAACTATGTTTAGTATGAAGATGTTTGTGCCAACTCGAAGGTCAGCGGGTAAAAGTATGTTTGACATTTTATTGTCATATGAATCTATAGGACTTGGTACAACATGTATAACAATTTTTAATACCAGCGTATTTATTCGTCTATTTTGGTAGGAAGTGTGTACGTGAGAATAGCCATGTTTTTATGATAGGCATAAAGTATTTGATTGAGAGTAGCATTCAAATGAACGGGCTCAGCTACTGTTGGCGCTCCGTACAGGCTATAGCTATATTGACGATCGCTCATCAGATAGATAGGGGTATGCGGTGCCCAACTAGTGCCTCTTCCAAATCTATTTATCAACTTAAACAAGTTAAACAACCTTCAAAGATGTGATCAAGTTAAGATCTAGTGGatattatcagaaagtataaaaagattttatcatttgagattttttcCTTGTTTccggtgatctgactgccaggatgtttcctgattaaaattgacaactCGATTGTAATTGAAACACTGCAGAAAAAGAGAAACATTTTCTCACAGATGATCTCAATGGTCGAACTTCTAatttataagtgataaatatgCGGTCTCACACGGGTACTCGTATGTtaacacagcatttagagaaaaacATTTTGACAAATTTCAATCAACTTCTTTCTTAATTATTTCAGGCATCTATAGCAATATATCTGAGGCTATATTCGAAgttttattccaacaatcatgagaaaataaacagtgaaatatatattattagaaaCTTGTAACCCTACAAGTTAGACGAAATAGCCGATGTCAGTAACCATGGGGACAGGAAGCCACCCAACTATTGGCGTCATTTTTTGGAGAACTCTGGTCACGTTTTTCCGAGTGTTTTATccgcgataaagttttgtcagttttaatcttgaaacatcctgacattCAGATcatctaaaacaaacaaaatctcaaataattaaaaaatatctaGACATACCTTAAAAATCTTCTGCAATTTGACGTGATCAAATCTTTTAGGGATCAAGTGCTGTATTACTAATAACTTTTGTCTTGTGCATGCTGTTTTAATGTTTCTCTTCTCAGATCGTAGCAGATTTTTAACAGGTTTGTACTAGTAATATAAATCTTTCAAATTGGCTTCTTGTTGAGCAGATGCTGCATGTTGGCGATAATTGAAGTTGTCTTTCCTCATTCCATGATATTAATTTTGATTCAAACTacgtacagtgaaacatggataactcgccctcggatatagtgaacacatggttaactcgactggatttgcttggtccgttcccacgcaatgataaatggctctatataactcgaattcaacactgttataacgaactgttttttgcccaacggctaccgaaactgttgctatcgctttagaaaatcactttattcctagccatagaggtaaacctcaacttttcgtaattcataagcgtcgttattacctccatcggcaaaatatttttgtcaacgactgttctaaaggtttggtgaaatttgatttataatgctatacgatgaatagaacgggctagccgggtcacgggcgcaaggattttcgccacgcacatacaaaacaaaaacagcatgttgtttttgttttgtattcgcgtggcgaaaatccttgagtgcgtgacccggctagcccgtgatgaatagttttctgacgttgattccgtgttgaattaacgtcggaatgttgaatgtttaaaacgtcttaaaaatgttgtaatcaaacgtatacgttgtcttagctaaaaaaaactattcatcgtttgacctaaacacaaaatacgtgtgtacattcaataagtatccattcaaaaagcgtgagtgatatacaatgtaccgtaaaacctcgtaaaacttttaattgaactgcctcggagtgttgctcttaacgaatcccaggtaaagtaaggtaatctttgcaaaaacttcaagaaagatcggcaaaattgatcgtgggtaaaacgctcaaaagaaaaagttgtcttttctttgagcatttcagcaacgatcaagttttgccaatgtcaatctaaaaaacgtcctggcaataacatcacctcaaacaacaaaccaatctcaagtgataaaaaaatctctatactttttgataaaaacgttttaaactttacattagaagcatttaatttgaaacaagccatttgtgcttttgatttatattatagtttgtatatgttcatgtatctactaataaataagtaaatacatggacttgtgacagtgctctgataacttgaacactctgataattcgagcacttttgctcggtcccttgaagtttgagttatccgagtttcactgtatatacatttagATATCCCTAATGACCTCATGATTGTTTGGATATTGCAGGCTAGTCGCATCTCCATCCTGCATTCGTTGGCCAACATAGAACTTTGGGCTATAGACCTTACTTGGGACATCCTAGCCCGATTTCTACCCCACTTCAGGTTGGCAGGAGAGTCCCTTCCTAAGGCATTCACAGATGATTTTGTGCAAGTAGCCGTCGATGAGACGAAGCACTTCAAGCTTTTGTCTGATAGACTGAATCAGTTAGGCAGTCATTTTGGAGCTCTTCCTGTTCACAATGGTAGGTTTGCCATTAGGTCGGTACACCATAGCTTTGTTACCATTTCAACTTTAGCATTTGAACTCCAATTATATTTTAATCTCCCGGCATCATGTTCAAGTGACGGACCGCTTCGTCTCATTGTGTTTTTGTGTTATCACAAGAGTTGAGGTTATATCTTTTGTT includes:
- the LOC137399762 gene encoding uncharacterized protein HI_0077-like isoform X1, producing MSGDVPVNQRLLECLKNTVEVEAWHSLGNAEGLKSKAVRRLYGEHAGEDLVLIYDDQHDRFHALDAMCSHEGGPLDLGDIEEVDGRRCIVCPWHHYEFRLADGYSDSSGLQQDVYPTMVVDGDLFVRTGEMELTLEPRLPAVNNGGSFGETEMGQTASAVESTGTLSHAAFNILTAADPVEKIRLSQLLGADWKAGIVTKIGSYPPPQQPVRAADQLKVVAPGKEAKRGKGGTLASRISILHSLANIELWAIDLTWDILARFLPHFRLAGESLPKAFTDDFVQVAVDETKHFKLLSDRLNQLGSHFGALPVHNGLWESAEATNESLLARLAVVHMVHEARGLDVQPTQIHKFERQKDAVSLSILEIIYTEEITHVAAGLRWFNYICERTTPQLDPVMTFHDIVRKYFKGYLKPPFNSDARKKAGMTAEWYEPLTKAASAGVKETATPGMTKAASIGNKMTACSGMSKAESIGITHKLSQVRRHHTQLWMRESHRYLHKLIRCLP
- the LOC137399762 gene encoding uncharacterized protein HI_0077-like isoform X2, with translation MSGDVPVNQRLLECLKNTVEVEAWHSLGNAEGLKSKAVRRLYGEHAGEDLVLIYDDQHDRFHALDAMCSHEGGPLDLGDIEEVDGRRCIVCPWHHYEFRLADGYSDSSGLQQDVYPTMVVDGDLFVRTGEMELTLEPRLPAVNNGGSFGETEMGQTASAVESTGTLSHAAFNILTAADPVEKIRLSQLLGADWKAGIVTKIGSYPPPQQPVRAADQLKVVAPGKEAKRGKGGTLASRISILHSLANIELWAIDLTWDILARFLPHFRLAGESLPKAFTDDFVQVAVDETKHFKLLSDRLNQLGSHFGALPVHNGLWESAEATNESLLARLAVVHMVHEARGLDVQPTQIHKFERQKDAVSLSILEIIYTEEITHVAAGLRWFNYICERTTPQLDPVMTFHDIVRKYFKGYLKPPFNSDARKKAGMTAEWYEPLTKAASAGVKETATPGMTKAASIGNKMTACSGMSKAESIGITHKLSQGSEDDI